Proteins encoded by one window of Halosolutus amylolyticus:
- a CDS encoding bacterio-opsin activator domain-containing protein yields MLGPDGHVRTWNAGAEQIKGYAADDVLGEHVSTFYTDSDREAGVPQANLAAAADEGSIEDEGWRVRADGSRFWATVTLTAIRDDDGDLRGYAKVTRDMTDRREREREVRRDRDLLDRDLEKYQNRYRTLVEHFPNGAVALVDQDLRYITFGGAPEGETDVTRGDLEGAPLRDALPREIAEVVVPRYEAALDGEMSEFEDTIDDRVYQFHFIPVRDDDGNVFAAIGMSQDITEQKERERKLEESEYRYQTLVDNFPNGIVALFDEDFRYLIAGGELYEAFDVSPDDTIGNTLYDRSTAEEIELLEPHYRAALNGDTRSFEVEYADRTLQFWVVPVTDESGEVFAGMAMSQDVTERKNRERELDRQREQLAALNDLNAVVRSITDEVIARSTREEIEQVVCEHLAAAESYLFAWIGDVDVASQTVTMRAEAGVEGYLDGITISADPDDDRSKGPTGRAILEREIQTTQDIRADTRHDPWRSHIEEYGFRSSAAIPIVHEDTVYGVLNVYAERPNAFEGQERAVISQLGEVVGHAIAATERKRALMSDEVVELQFRIRDVFGALDVGVPTTGTITLDHTVPIEDDEYLVYGSATPDAVDSVRALVEALPHWLGVTFRTDRGKPKFELRLSEPPVLSTVASLGGSVENVVIEDGDYRMTLHVAPGSDVRNLIDAVQSAYPDAELLKHRQITRHDDTAERVRQVLTTDLTDRQRATLEAAYHAGFFEWPRDASGEAVAESLDIASATFHQHLRKAQQRVFRSLLSTSEST; encoded by the coding sequence ATGCTCGGCCCGGACGGTCACGTCCGGACCTGGAACGCCGGCGCGGAGCAGATCAAGGGCTACGCGGCCGACGACGTGCTCGGCGAACACGTCTCGACGTTTTACACCGATTCCGATCGGGAGGCCGGCGTCCCGCAGGCGAACCTCGCGGCCGCCGCCGACGAGGGATCGATCGAGGACGAGGGGTGGCGCGTGCGGGCGGACGGCTCCCGCTTCTGGGCGACCGTCACCCTCACCGCCATCCGTGACGACGACGGCGACCTGCGGGGCTACGCGAAAGTGACGCGGGACATGACCGATCGGCGCGAGCGCGAGCGGGAGGTTCGTCGCGACCGCGACCTCCTCGACCGCGACCTCGAAAAGTACCAGAACCGCTACCGGACGCTCGTCGAGCACTTCCCCAACGGCGCCGTCGCCCTCGTCGACCAGGACCTCAGATATATTACCTTCGGCGGCGCGCCGGAGGGAGAGACGGACGTGACGCGAGGTGATCTCGAGGGCGCTCCCCTTCGTGACGCACTGCCACGGGAGATTGCGGAGGTCGTCGTCCCGCGCTACGAGGCCGCTCTGGACGGCGAAATGTCCGAGTTCGAGGACACGATCGACGACCGGGTCTACCAGTTCCATTTCATTCCGGTTCGAGACGACGACGGGAACGTCTTCGCTGCCATCGGGATGTCACAGGACATTACCGAACAGAAAGAGCGCGAGCGCAAACTCGAGGAGTCAGAGTACCGGTACCAGACGCTCGTGGATAATTTCCCGAACGGCATCGTCGCGTTGTTCGACGAGGATTTCCGCTACCTGATCGCGGGCGGAGAGCTTTACGAGGCGTTCGACGTCTCCCCGGACGACACGATAGGCAACACGCTATACGACCGCAGCACCGCCGAGGAGATCGAACTGCTCGAACCACACTACCGGGCCGCGTTGAACGGGGACACGCGATCGTTCGAGGTCGAGTACGCCGACCGGACGCTGCAGTTCTGGGTGGTTCCCGTGACCGACGAGAGCGGGGAGGTATTCGCCGGCATGGCGATGTCCCAGGACGTTACCGAGCGAAAGAATCGCGAGCGGGAACTCGATCGCCAGCGCGAGCAACTCGCCGCCCTCAACGATCTCAACGCAGTCGTCCGAAGCATTACCGACGAGGTCATCGCCCGGTCCACGCGCGAGGAGATCGAGCAGGTCGTCTGCGAGCACCTCGCCGCGGCGGAGTCGTACCTGTTCGCCTGGATCGGCGACGTCGACGTCGCCTCGCAGACGGTGACGATGCGGGCCGAGGCCGGCGTGGAAGGGTACCTCGACGGGATCACCATCTCCGCAGACCCGGACGACGATCGAAGCAAGGGGCCCACGGGCCGGGCCATCCTGGAGCGCGAAATCCAGACCACACAGGACATTCGCGCCGATACCAGACACGACCCCTGGCGGAGCCACATCGAGGAGTACGGCTTCCGCTCGTCGGCGGCCATCCCGATCGTCCACGAGGACACCGTCTACGGCGTGTTGAACGTCTACGCCGAGCGGCCGAACGCGTTCGAAGGACAGGAGCGAGCGGTGATCAGCCAGCTCGGGGAAGTGGTGGGACACGCCATCGCCGCCACCGAACGCAAGCGGGCGCTGATGAGCGACGAGGTCGTCGAACTCCAGTTTCGCATTCGCGACGTCTTCGGCGCGCTCGACGTCGGCGTTCCGACGACGGGGACGATCACGCTCGACCACACGGTCCCCATCGAGGACGACGAGTACCTCGTCTACGGGAGCGCGACCCCGGACGCGGTCGACAGCGTCAGGGCACTCGTCGAGGCGCTCCCGCACTGGCTGGGCGTGACGTTCCGGACCGATCGCGGGAAACCGAAGTTCGAACTCCGCCTCTCCGAACCGCCGGTGCTGTCGACGGTCGCCTCGCTGGGCGGCTCCGTCGAGAACGTCGTCATCGAAGACGGCGACTATCGGATGACGCTCCACGTGGCCCCGGGGTCGGACGTCCGCAACCTTATCGACGCCGTGCAGAGCGCCTATCCCGATGCGGAACTGCTGAAGCACCGTCAGATCACTCGGCACGATGATACGGCCGAACGCGTTCGACAGGTTCTGACGACCGATCTCACCGATCGCCAGCGGGCGACCCTCGAAGCCGCCTATCACGCGGGCTTCTTCGAGTGGCCTCGCGACGCCTCCGGCGAAGCCGTCGCCGAATCGCTCGATATCGCTTCGGCGACGTTCCACCAGCACCTCCGGAAGGCCCAGCAGCGGGTGTTTCGATCGCTACTGTCGACGTCCGAGTCGACGTAG
- a CDS encoding rhodanese-like domain-containing protein — MMNQIEPAQLADMLDAGESFTLVDTRPEDSYEAWHVPGAENVPYGPDDDLDEETLDQVDEVTNGKPVVAICGKGLTSTPFSFELEQHGYDDVSVVKGGMEDWSTVYEAVPIDTRNDDLVIAQLQRRAKGCLGYVVGSKSAAKAVVVDATRQTDQFKIAAEEAGLTIERVLDTHVHADHISGGPTLAETLGVPYHLGERASDRDVAHEYDPLADGETIEVGDVEIEALHTPGHTSEMVNYLVDGEALLTGDTLFVESVGRTELQFGDEDAATGAELLYESLHETILDLPDDVRILPGHVSVATNGRYEVGSPGDPIAARLGDLREDLDLLGMDEDAFVDRLTDQTPEKPPNYERVIDLNTGRDDLDDPDEATELELGPNNCAA; from the coding sequence ATTATGAACCAGATAGAACCGGCGCAACTCGCCGACATGCTCGACGCAGGCGAGTCGTTCACGCTCGTCGATACGCGACCGGAGGACAGCTACGAGGCGTGGCACGTTCCCGGCGCCGAAAACGTCCCGTACGGTCCCGACGACGACCTCGACGAGGAGACACTGGACCAGGTGGACGAGGTGACGAACGGGAAGCCCGTCGTCGCGATCTGCGGCAAGGGGCTCACCTCGACCCCGTTCAGCTTCGAACTCGAGCAACACGGGTACGACGACGTCTCGGTCGTCAAGGGCGGGATGGAAGACTGGAGTACGGTGTACGAGGCCGTCCCGATCGACACCCGCAACGACGACCTCGTTATCGCGCAACTCCAGCGGCGCGCGAAGGGGTGTCTGGGGTACGTTGTCGGGTCGAAATCGGCCGCAAAAGCGGTCGTCGTCGACGCGACCCGACAGACGGACCAGTTCAAGATCGCCGCCGAAGAAGCCGGGCTGACGATCGAGCGCGTCCTCGACACGCACGTCCACGCCGACCACATCTCCGGCGGGCCGACGCTCGCGGAGACGCTCGGCGTCCCCTACCACCTCGGGGAGCGAGCCAGCGACCGCGACGTCGCCCACGAGTACGACCCGCTCGCCGACGGCGAGACGATCGAGGTGGGTGATGTCGAGATCGAGGCCCTGCACACGCCCGGTCACACGTCCGAGATGGTGAACTACCTCGTCGACGGCGAGGCGCTGCTGACCGGCGACACGCTGTTCGTCGAGTCCGTCGGCCGGACGGAACTCCAGTTCGGCGACGAGGACGCGGCGACCGGCGCGGAACTGCTGTACGAGTCCCTCCACGAGACGATCCTCGACCTCCCCGACGACGTGCGGATCCTCCCGGGCCACGTCTCGGTCGCAACGAACGGGCGGTACGAGGTCGGCTCCCCGGGCGACCCGATCGCGGCCCGTCTCGGCGACCTCCGCGAGGACCTCGACCTGCTGGGAATGGACGAGGACGCGTTCGTCGATCGGCTCACCGACCAGACGCCCGAGAAGCCGCCGAACTACGAGCGCGTGATCGACCTCAACACGGGCCGAGACGACCTCGACGATCCGGACGAGGCGACGGAACTCGAACTCGGGCCGAACAACTGCGCCGCCTGA
- a CDS encoding serine hydrolase domain-containing protein: protein MSPNGTRRRYLAAIGAGLTGPLAGCLDFGGGDATADSLPAHFDDRVPELLEHYDVPGACIALVQDGEVTWIGAYGEADREEGRPTTTETVFRAASITKSVTAWGVLNLVERGEIELDDPIERHVTRWELPEAEFDTEAVTVRRLLSHTSGLQMGLPDEEQLYAPGEERPAPEEVLDGEGLESAARFEQPPGTEFSYSNAGFVLLELLIEEVSGREYETYMQEEILEPLGMDDATFTWDEEVASTIATGYMLDGDRGPVFVDPVKAPGGLYATADDLARFVAAATTGPEGESQGRGVIAPESVAEIHTPAVETSGLYALVADAYGLGHFVETLPDGQRAVWHGGQHTGWLSHYHCVPETGDGIVVLTNSERAQRFLSDVVGAWAEARGLSSVAMSRTYSRFATGARVMVGVAGLASAGLVWRLGRGLRSGDRRFEPFARTSVRSRAALGGVAVLLLGLWWGLARDILVPLLPVLTGWLTVALSALALLAVLTVLFPHTGGDEQ from the coding sequence GTGTCTCCGAACGGTACGCGCCGCCGGTACCTCGCGGCGATCGGTGCCGGACTGACCGGCCCGCTCGCCGGCTGTCTCGATTTTGGCGGGGGAGACGCGACCGCCGACTCGTTGCCGGCCCACTTCGACGATCGGGTCCCGGAACTGCTCGAGCACTACGACGTCCCGGGGGCGTGTATCGCCCTCGTGCAGGACGGCGAGGTGACGTGGATCGGGGCCTACGGCGAGGCGGACCGCGAGGAGGGGCGCCCGACGACGACCGAGACCGTCTTCCGGGCCGCCTCGATCACGAAGTCGGTCACTGCGTGGGGAGTCCTGAACCTGGTCGAACGGGGCGAAATCGAACTGGACGATCCGATCGAGCGCCACGTCACGCGGTGGGAGCTCCCGGAGGCGGAGTTCGACACCGAGGCGGTTACGGTGCGGCGCTTGCTTTCCCATACGTCGGGCCTGCAGATGGGTTTGCCCGACGAGGAGCAACTGTACGCACCGGGCGAGGAGCGCCCCGCTCCCGAGGAGGTGCTCGACGGGGAAGGGCTGGAATCGGCCGCCCGGTTCGAACAGCCGCCCGGAACCGAGTTCAGCTACTCGAACGCCGGGTTCGTGCTCCTCGAGCTCCTGATCGAGGAGGTCTCCGGCCGCGAGTACGAGACGTACATGCAGGAGGAAATCCTCGAGCCCCTGGGGATGGACGACGCCACGTTCACCTGGGACGAGGAGGTGGCGTCCACGATTGCAACCGGCTACATGCTAGATGGCGATCGTGGGCCGGTCTTCGTCGACCCGGTCAAGGCTCCTGGCGGGCTGTACGCGACGGCCGATGACCTCGCCCGCTTCGTGGCGGCCGCGACGACGGGCCCCGAAGGCGAATCGCAGGGCCGGGGCGTCATAGCGCCCGAGAGCGTCGCGGAGATCCACACCCCGGCCGTGGAGACGTCGGGCCTCTACGCCCTCGTCGCCGATGCCTACGGACTGGGGCACTTCGTCGAGACGCTCCCCGACGGACAGCGGGCCGTGTGGCACGGGGGCCAGCACACCGGCTGGCTCAGCCACTACCACTGCGTCCCGGAGACCGGCGACGGCATCGTCGTGCTCACCAACAGCGAGCGGGCCCAGCGGTTCCTGTCCGACGTGGTCGGCGCGTGGGCCGAGGCGCGAGGTCTGTCCTCGGTGGCGATGAGCCGGACGTACTCGCGGTTCGCGACCGGCGCTCGGGTGATGGTGGGCGTCGCCGGCCTCGCGTCGGCTGGACTGGTCTGGCGACTCGGCCGCGGGCTCCGATCGGGCGATCGACGGTTCGAACCGTTCGCCCGCACGTCCGTCCGATCGCGCGCGGCACTGGGTGGCGTCGCGGTCCTGCTACTGGGACTCTGGTGGGGACTCGCGCGGGATATTCTGGTGCCGCTGTTGCCGGTCCTCACCGGCTGGCTGACCGTTGCGCTGTCGGCGCTTGCCTTGCTTGCGGTGCTGACCGTGCTGTTCCCGCACACGGGGGGTGACGAACAGTGA
- a CDS encoding MBL fold metallo-hydrolase: MTDDPTREVMGIKLSPGATNCYLLEADRGYLLIDTGYEWEYRSFLAQLADAGVAVDEIEYLLLTHHHDDHVGFANELLEGVTVIAHEAAEDLLQAGENDRSGGGLLNRRVYYLAKVRSWLTPEWDLTFPPVTLRDDDMLVDGDDDQLLRELGIDGTILETPGHTPDSISVLLDDGTLFCGDAAMSRPLWAGIKYHTIFITDVDQYYESWQKILGSGAKRVYPAHGDPFDVERLREHMGAYSDDSLIERDPITSRYADFG; encoded by the coding sequence GTGACGGACGACCCGACCCGCGAAGTGATGGGGATCAAACTATCGCCAGGAGCGACGAACTGTTACCTGCTCGAGGCCGATCGGGGGTACCTGTTGATCGATACCGGGTACGAGTGGGAGTACCGGAGCTTCCTGGCGCAACTCGCGGACGCCGGCGTCGCCGTCGACGAGATCGAGTACCTGCTCTTGACCCACCACCACGACGATCACGTCGGCTTCGCGAACGAACTGCTCGAGGGGGTGACCGTGATCGCACACGAAGCCGCGGAAGACCTGTTGCAGGCCGGTGAAAACGACAGATCCGGCGGCGGGCTACTGAACAGACGGGTGTACTATCTGGCGAAAGTGCGATCGTGGCTGACCCCCGAGTGGGACCTGACCTTCCCACCCGTCACGCTTCGTGACGACGATATGCTGGTCGACGGTGACGACGACCAACTGTTGCGCGAACTGGGAATCGACGGGACGATCCTCGAAACGCCGGGACACACCCCGGACTCGATCTCCGTCCTCCTGGACGATGGCACGCTCTTCTGTGGCGACGCGGCGATGAGCAGGCCGCTCTGGGCCGGGATCAAGTATCACACGATATTCATCACTGACGTCGACCAGTACTACGAAAGCTGGCAGAAGATCCTCGGTAGCGGCGCCAAACGGGTCTATCCGGCACACGGCGATCCCTTCGACGTCGAGAGATTACGGGAGCACATGGGAGCGTACAGCGACGATTCGTTGATCGAGAGAGATCCGATCACCTCCAGGTACGCCGACTTTGGCTGA